AGCCATGTAATCGGAAAATATCCTTATGAAGTATCTGGAGGGGAGCAGCAGCGGGCGGCAGCCTGCCGTGCTTTGGTAAACGATCCAAAAGTAATATTGGCAGATGAACCTACCGGTAATCTTGATTCCAAGTCGGGAAAGGATTTGCTGAAACTGCTGACCCAGATTAACACCGAGTTTGGAGCAACGATACTGATGGTAACCCATGATGTTTTTGCTGCCAGCTATTGCCGAAAAATCCTATTTATCAGGGATGGGGAGATTTATAACGAGCTGTATGGGGGCAGCGACAGAAAGCAGTTCTTTGATTCCATTATCAACGTGATGAGCATGCTGGGAGGAGGAGAAGGATGAATTTGTTTTCACTCGCAAGACGCAACATTCGGCTGAACGGGAAAAAATACAGTATGTACTTATTTTCCATGGGCTTTAGCGTTTTCACTGTATATACCTTCCTGGCACTGATGCGGAATGAAATCGTAAAGGCCGCCTTTCGATACGATGTAAGATATCAATCGTTACTCAGCAGTTTTGCGGTCATCATTCTAGTCTTTGTCCTATTTTTTCTCATCAGTTCCAACAACAGTTTTATCAGAGCCAGAAAGAAAGAACTTTCAACCTACGCGTTGTTCGGTATGCCAAACAGGAGAATCGGGGGACTTCTGTTTCTTGAAACGGCCCTCGTAGGGCTCGGAATGCTTGCTGCAGGGATTGGACTGGGGATCTTTTTTTCAAAGCTAATGGCTATGATATTGTTGGAAATGACCCTGGTAAACTTTGCCGGTAAAATTAACTTTTCCATAGATCCTGCAGCAGTCTATCAGACGGCGGTACTTTTTGGGGGGATTTTTTGTATTATGGGACTTTCCGGATGGAGAGTTGTATCAAGGTTCGAACTGGTGGATCTTTTTAAGGCTGATAAGGTTTCTGAGAAGAAAAGCAAAGGCTCCACGGCGATTCTCATTCTGTCCGTTCTGCTGATGGGCGCAGGGTATTTCATCGCAGTCAACAAAAATCCCTATGTAGTGGTTGTCGGCTCAATACCGATTCTGATTCTTGTGATTCTGGGAACCTATCTTTTCTTCTGGGGCGGGCTTCCTAAGGTTTTAGGAATGGTAAAGCGGAAGAAGGCACTCTATTACAAGGGGGCAAACCTGATCTCCGTTTCCGCTGTATCACACCGAATGAGATCTGTTGCATCGGTTATGGCTACCATTGCAGTGCTTTCAGCCGTAGCGGTAACGGCTGTGGCTACCGGATTCACACTCTATGCAAATGCGGAACGCAATACTTACAGCAATGTGGGCTTTGATTTGACCTTCAAGAGCGGAGAGGAAACGGTTCAGGAGAGCATCTCGGAACTGCTGCGAAAGAATGATGTCAAGGTGCTTGTGGATGAGGAACTGCCTCTTTATGAGACGGACACCCCAAAGACTTCCATTGAAATGGATGGTATGCCGCTGCTTACGCCAGGAAACCCGGTTAGGGTTTATTCGGAAAGCGACTTTAGCAAACTGGTATCGCTATCCAAAACAGCTTTGGAAACAGCCAGCGTTGCTTCCGGTGAAGCACTCTTTCTATTTCCTTACTCACCGGATCGTGTTGAAGAAGCCATGATTGGTCAGGAACTTGATATGAGCGGGTTTGCAATCAAAGTGACCGAAGTTGGACGATCGAATATTTCTGGTTTCGGGATGCTGAATACATTGGTACTGAATGACGGGGACTTTGCAAAACTTCTGGACGAGGGAAAACTGTCACCTTCTTTCGTGGATGGTAAGGCGATTCACGCAGCAGTCTATAATTATGAAGGCGCACTGAAAAACAGGCAGCTGAATCAGGATCTGAAAACAGTGCTTGAAAGTCGAGGAGTCAAATACAGCACGGCTTATGGCTTGTATAACGAATCCATGGAGACGTTTGGACTGATCTGCTTTATCGGGTTTTTTATGAGCGGGGTATTCATTCTGATGACGGCAAGTCTCCTTTATTTCAAGCAAATCATGGCGGCGGAAGAGGAACGGCATCAGTATCGAACACTGAGGAGAATCGGACTTGACGTCAGGACGGAGCGGCAGGTGGTGCGGCGCAGGCTTTTGCCCGT
This genomic window from Clostridiales bacterium contains:
- a CDS encoding ABC transporter permease, giving the protein MNLFSLARRNIRLNGKKYSMYLFSMGFSVFTVYTFLALMRNEIVKAAFRYDVRYQSLLSSFAVIILVFVLFFLISSNNSFIRARKKELSTYALFGMPNRRIGGLLFLETALVGLGMLAAGIGLGIFFSKLMAMILLEMTLVNFAGKINFSIDPAAVYQTAVLFGGIFCIMGLSGWRVVSRFELVDLFKADKVSEKKSKGSTAILILSVLLMGAGYFIAVNKNPYVVVVGSIPILILVILGTYLFFWGGLPKVLGMVKRKKALYYKGANLISVSAVSHRMRSVASVMATIAVLSAVAVTAVATGFTLYANAERNTYSNVGFDLTFKSGEETVQESISELLRKNDVKVLVDEELPLYETDTPKTSIEMDGMPLLTPGNPVRVYSESDFSKLVSLSKTALETASVASGEALFLFPYSPDRVEEAMIGQELDMSGFAIKVTEVGRSNISGFGMLNTLVLNDGDFAKLLDEGKLSPSFVDGKAIHAAVYNYEGALKNRQLNQDLKTVLESRGVKYSTAYGLYNESMETFGLICFIGFFMSGVFILMTASLLYFKQIMAAEEERHQYRTLRRIGLDVRTERQVVRRRLLPVFFIPLAMGILHSVFAMKTADTVVFSHMIPATNSYLYVLGFSAVMYGVYGLVYAIFYWITKSQYGRIVRS